The window ccctctcggCTCTTCTCCGTGTGCGCACATCGGCCACGGAAGGAGCAACgggcatttcacaggaaaaaaagatggaaaggtagaTGCTCCTTCCTCCCACTGACTTAGCTGTGGGATTGCTCTCAGGCTGGAGGACAGCAAGGGGGCAAGCAGTCAGGAAGCCGTCGGCCCTGCGAGGGTCTTCAGGAAAATTGCACCGGGATAATCGCTTGCCGCAGTGTCAATGTTTCTGCTTGCAAGGAAAGGGACATGGAGAACTTGCCTGCAGGATGCCCTAAGGGCTCCAAAGCAACgtccagctgagaagcagaataACCATTGCCACCATCCTCATCTagaagcaagcacagaggagaaatgtttccattgcaCGTTGGGACCCACTTCTGCCTTAGGGACCTGCTGGcactggaaggagctgggctccccaggtggGAGCCAGACGGAGGTGGAGAttacagaagctgcagatggggctggggagctctTGGCTGGCTCCTGGCACCTCTCCAAACACTCCTTCCAGGCCATGGGCAACAGCCCTTCAGGAGCCGGTGGACCAACATACGGCCCCTCGGGGTGTTCTTCCCGGGAGAGCTCACGCACACAGAGGAAGCCCCTGATAAAGCCCTGGGGGACAAACCATCACCCACACTTCtcggggaaaaaagcccaccGGCGTGTCGGTGAAAGGCTGCACTAGCGccatctgctcacctgctccccaagctggcaacggagcagcccaggccaccCTGATGTGCAGGGCCACCAGGAGGAACACTACGAGGTGGAAGCGTTGGGCAGGATCCATGGCCCTCTGCACTCCGATCGTGCTGCTGCACTGGGGACCGTGGGCGCAGCGCTCAGTACTTAGGGCTGGCGCGGCACCGCGGGgctctgtgacctcacagccGAGACGTGATCTCACAGCCGGGCCGAGGCTGCGTGGGGACGGCTCTCAGTGCACTCatggagagctgctggagctcGGCTGGGGGAGCTGCCCTCCCGGGGAGTGGAGCACGTCCCATCGGGCAGCTCCGTccaagggcagggacacagcCCCAGCCGGCGCTGAGCCCGCAGCTCTGCCCTTTTTTGAGGGCATTGAGGCAGCGAGGAGCTCACAGTGCCCCGGCACAACAGGAAAACACAGCCAAGGGATTTCCGACCTCCTCGCGTGCTGCCGTCATGAGGTTGAAGAGTGAGTGATTTCAGTCTGGAGACAAGTGCAAGATCCCCTCCTGTAGGCAGCTCCGCGAATGGAGCCCACTCTTCTGCCTTGGGGGAGCCCAGGGCTAAGGAGTCACTTTTGCTTTATGGGAAGGAAggacaaagccttttcttttccatttcttcttcatgTGAAATTGAAGGGCCTACTTTCTGTCAGGGTCCTCAAAGAGCAAAGTCaatcaataaaacagaaaaaaccatTCTCTTCAAGCATTTGACATGCAAAAGGAAACCTTGAGAGAGCACACGTTGGCTGTATGCTTCCTGAcgaacctagtggccttctaggATGGAGTGACTCCATCAGGGgacaagggcagagctggggatgtcatctctctggacttctgtaaggcctttgacacagtcgcCAACAATATCCTTCTCTCCAAGCCGGAGATGATTTGATAGGTGGACTCTTTGGcggatgaggaactggttggatggctgcatccagaaGCTattggtcaacggctcaatgtctgCATGGGGACCAGTGAtgagcggtgtccctcagggttctGTATtgggacagtgggatcgagtgcaccctcagcaagcttgcggACAACACTCACGGTTCTCGGGGTGAAACACCCACCGGCCCGTTGGTGAAAGGCTGCACCAGCGccatctgctcacctgctccccaagctggcaacggagcagcccaggccaccCTGCTGTGCGGGGCCACCAGGAGGAAAACAACGAGGAGGAGGCGTTGGGCAGGCGCCatggcctctctccctcttgatTTGGAGAGATATTGCGGATCCCGGAAGCTGTGGGTGGTGGATCTGTCTCTGTCCCAGGCTGTACCCTGGTGTGGCTGGCTCCAGTCCTCACTGGAGGGACggagcagggggctggtggggcgcgggggccgttgcggtgtgctctggggctgcaggccgctgggctggtcctgctgtcgGCGCGGGGTGGCCGGGGATGGGCTGCGGGGGCGCGGGGACCCACAGGAGGGTGGCCGTGCTGGTGTTTCAGGCCGCAGTGGCGGTTGCTGGTGCTGGGTCCATCTCCACAGGGCGCTGGGGCAGCTGGTCCAGCCTTCCGGGCACAAGGGGCGTCTCCCGGTTCCCAGgtgggctcctgaagctgccgAGGAGGATCTCTGGAGACAGGGGGCTGCTGAGGCCTCAGCTGCAGATGGCACACAGGGACACTCCTCCACAGCACGGCCCAGCGCTGGCAAGGCTCACCACCGcgggctgagctgctggcaccGCTTGGCCCAGGTGGACACCTGCACCTCCTGGCACCACCGAGCAGGGCCATTCCTGTGGGCAGGGTCACCGGTCAGAAGCGGGCGCTGGTGCGAGTGTGGCTTTCTAGGGCTGTCTCAtgccctgctctgtctcctcCTGACCGTGCTTGGCCTGTGCCCGTCCTCCTGGGGGCTGCTCTTGTCCAGGCCGAGTCCCCGTTCTGCTTTGGTCCCTGGCACAGAGGCAGGCTGGGTCTTTTCTCTTACATGGACCTTAGCTGAGGCTCTTGCCTGGTTTTTATCCCGTGGGGTGTGCGGGGTGGGACACGGGGATGCTCCTCCACAGCACAGCCCGGCGCTCGGGACACAAGGTGGGAGCCAGACGTTGGTGgaggctgcagaagctgctgagggGCCTGGTGAGCTCttggctggctcctggcagctctccagacactctttcCAGGCTATGGGCAACAGCCCTTGAGGAAATGGTGGACCAACGTACGGCCCCTCGGGGTTTTCTTACCAGGAGAGGTCCATGCGCGCAGAGGACGCCCTCGCTACAGCCCTGCGGAGAAAACCATCACCCACAGTTCTCGGGGAGAAGCTTTAAAACCCTCTCCCCCTCCATACTTTGACACCTTGCTGGGAATAGGAGCTGCCGTCGGAGCCAAGGCCTCAGAACTAACAACAGGCCCAGCCTCCCTTGAGCCTCAAAAGCCACGTGCTCGCTGTTGTAGCCCTCAAAAGCTGCCTTCTCTGTACTAACGAACGGCCTTGCTTGTCAGCATGTGCTTGGCTTCGGTGTTCTGGGAATAGTGGCCACAGCCatagcaccacgtctgcccgtcttctaaatccctccagggatggccattccaccactgccctgggcagcctcttccaatgtttgataaccctttccatgaagaaatgtttcctaatagccatcctaaacctcccctggcgcaacgtgaggccctttcctcttgtcccgttgcctgttccttgggagaagagaccgaccccccctggctaccccctcctttcagggggttgcagagagcgagaaggtctcccctcggcctccttttctccaggctgaacacccccagctccctccgccgctcctcacaggacttgtgctccagacccctcaccggctccgttgcccttctctggacacgctccagcacctcagcgtcttccctgtggtgaggggcccaaaactggacacagccctcgaggtggggcctctcatcagtgcccagcacagggggaccatcacttccctaatcctactggccacactgttcctgacacaggccaggatgatgctggccttcttggccacctgggcacactgctggctcatattcagccgctgtcgaccaacGCCCCCAAGGCCTTTTCGCTCAGCacgctctgccccaagcccgtaacgctgcatggggttctggtgacccaagtgcagcacccggcacttggccttgctgaacctcacaccattggcctcggcccatccatccagcctgtgcagatccctctgtagagccttccgaccctccagcagatcaacactgctgCCCAACTTGgtatcctctgcaaacttactgagggtgcacgcgatccccttgtccaggtcattgatcacagaatcgtagaatgtgctgggttggaaggcaccttaaaagtcatctagtccaaccccccaagaatctcgataaagatattaaacagaagcggccccaataccgagccctggggaacaccacttgtgaccggctgccaactggCTTGAACTCCATTccccaccactctttgggcccagccatccagacagtgTTTCACCcaagccaggagcagccagcttctccaggagaatgctgcaggaaacagtgtcaaaggctttactgatgGCCAgggaaacaacatccacagcctttccctcatccactcagcgagtcaccttgtcatagaaggagatcaggtttgtcaagcaggacctgcctttcatgaacccatgctgactgagcCTGAACACCTggtcctgcatgtgccatgtgatggcactcaagatgatcttctccatgaccttcccaggcaccaaggtcagactgacaggcctgtagttccctggatcctccttcccgCCCTTCTCGTGGATGGGCCTCACAATTGCTAGATgtcagtcaactgggacctccccgttttctttgccaggactgctggtcaatgatggaaagtggctcggtgagcacctccaccagctccctcacaccctcgggtgcatcccatctggccccatagacttgtttGTCTTAGTGGcgtagcaggtccctcaccatttccccttggattatgggggctccattctgctccccatccccgtctTCTacctcagggggctgggtactcagggaacagcTGGTCCTAcggctaaagactgaggcaaagaaggcacgaagtacctcagccttttcctcatccttggtcaccatgtttcccctcccctccccatctaataaaggatggagattctccttcgttctccttttattgctaatgtctttatagaaacattttgatTGTCCTTAACGGCAGAGGACAGATTAAGTTCtcgttgggctttggcccttctcattttctccctACGTAGACTCGTAGCATCTTTGTGGTCCTCATGAGTGGCCTCCCTTTCTACCAAAGGCCACaaactctcctttttcccctgagttGCAGCCAGAGCTCTCAGTTCAGCCAGGCCGGTCTTCCTCCCCGACAGCTCGTTTTTCGGCACATGGGGACGGCCTGCTCCACCGCCTTGAAGACTTCCTTCCTGAAGttcgtccagccttcctggactcctttgcccttcaggactgcctcccaaggggctCTCTCAACCAGGCGCCTGAAAAGatcaaagtccgccctccagaagtccaaggtggcagttctgccgACCCCTGGCCTGGCTACTCCAGGCATCAGTGATGTCTATCGTTTCATGATGGCGATGCCCAAGACGACCTGCAGCCCTCATATCCCCCAGaggtccttctctgttcacaaacaacaggtccgGCAGGTCGCCTTCCCGAGTTGGCGCCCTCACGCTGAATGCTCCAGCCAGCCTTTCACCACGCTGCTGGAGCAGTGGGATGGGCTGGTCACCGCTTTGTTGCTCCCAGGGCAGTAAAAGCCTGGCCCAGGGAGCGTCTTAACAGGAGCCTCAGCACCCAGGTGTGGAGATACTTTGCAGCACCCCCAACTGGTGATGGCCTGTTCCCGTAGCCCATGGACCCTCACCAGTCTGCGTGAGTGGCCAGGTCGGGCTGCCGTCACCACCTGCCACAGCAAGCGTCGGTCAAGTTGGTGTCGCTGTCGGTGTCTGGCTGCGGCCatgggctcccccagcccctgggaacCCACCGCTGGTTGGAGGAGCCCCgtgcctggctcctgcctgccAACACAGTGGCCATGCATGGCTGCGCCTGGGAGTGGAGCTCAGCCAGTGCTGGTGCCTCGCCGGGTTTGCTCTTGGTACCACCCAGACACTTGTGTGGCTGCTCTGTCCCTCTATTTCTGGAAAAACTGCCCATCCAGCGAGATGGCGGAGGGGGATCTGTCACCGCCCCAAGCCCCACCCTGGTGTGGCTGGCTCCAGTCCTCGCTGGTGGGACGGAGCAGGGGGCtcatggggcgggggggccgtCGCGGCTCgctggagggatggagcagggggCTCATGGGGCGTGGGGGCCGTTGCGGTGAGCTCTGGGGCTGGAGGCCGCTGAAATTTTTTTGTGACTCTGAAGTCTTGTTTTTTTGCGGAAAGGTAAACAGCCAAATACTGCTACAGTCAAAGAGGATGTCGGCAAAATTAATAGATGATGCATTTTcagggttttcttgttttgttttgtttttgcttttttaagaaagaaCTGAATTCTCGAGATGGCGCTTGGGATAAAATCTGTACCGAGAGAGATCCTTTTATCCTGTGTAGCTTGATGTGGTCCTGGATAGAGCAGCTGAAAGAACCCATTATATCCAAAGATGACATTGACATGCTGGCAAAAAATTGCACGGAATCACAGGACGCACTTTATTTACTGAGAAAGGTACATGTGTCAATTCATTCTTTAACTGCCAAGTACATTTTGTTAATGCGTGTTAAACTATTGATGTATGGCTTTTAGGCGAGGGAATTGAACTTTTAAAAGGCAACTTCGGTCTCTTTGAAAATCAGAATGAGGATTGTTTTGGTATTGAATAGTGTAAGTTGTAATCAATACTGTGACGATgaatattaaaagagaaatacCAGATATGACCTTTGACCACCATTCATAGAAGCTCAACTTCAGCATATTTCCCTGCAAATTCTGCAGTTTGAGATCCAGAGGCAAAGATGAGAAACTTTTTCTCTGTGACTCCATCTATGGCTTTCATTAACGTCACATCAGGCAGCTGCGCTCAATGGTTGTGCTGTTTGCTGTGCAACCACGTTAATCCATCAGCTTTGGATGAGCTGGGGCAAGGAATAGGAAGAATTTGCCAATTCAAGGAATCAGAAGCCAGGGCAAATTATTCTACCTAATTCAGAACTGCGGCCATCTGTATTCTGAAATTCCTACGAGAAACAGGTACTTCTGATCCAAACTGTTTAATTGTGCTTTCCCCAAAGGGCTAGATGAggggtaaatttaaaaaaaaaaaacaaccccaaaccccccctctTTTCTTGATCTCTTAATTACACAAATTCATTTCCTAACTCTCTGGGAATTCTTTGTTTCCAAAGTATTTATGAGGAAAATAGGGCCCCTTTTAACAGCTTCCAGATATCCAAGAATACACCTTCAGAACTTTATGTGCAGTCACCATCTTCATGACCTGACATTCAGAATTCCCAAGTTCATCTAAAAATGTCATATTTCTTCCTGACGCCTTCTTCCTCGCTGTCGGAGTTTTAACTTTCTAATTGTATTACGTAAAAAAATAACTGCTGGACACCTGTTATAAATGAATGGGAAAGGAAtaataattatgttttttttttaatttaaaatgttcattttagctTACTTAATCTTAACCTATATTATTTCAGAATCACAGCATAGTTgagttggcagggacctctggatatcttctagtccaaccgccctgctcCAAATGgagtcaactagagcaggttgcttgTGTGTTGGATGccccagtcccttaatcatctttgtggcctctcGCTGGACTAGTTCTAGTATGTCAACGTCCTTCTTGTACCAGAGCTGGACCTGGCACTCCAGATGTGTCACCTCAATTGGCCTctagtgcagcccaggatgctcttAAGCTGCCTTGACCGCAAGGGCCCGTTGCCGGCTCGGGTTCAACTTTGTGTGCGCTGGGACACCCAGGTTCTCCCTGCTGATCCGCTCTCCAGACAGTCAGCCCCCGCTACGTACGGGTGCATATTTACCTGCCCTTCCCAGAAATCCCTCAAGTGTTAATTGAGTTTTCACTGATAAGTGAACTGCCAGCGCGGAGATCTGTCTCCCTTGGAAAAGGGCCGGGAACCAGCAGCCACAAAGATACCGTCGCTCACTTTGTGCATCCTTGCTAGCACTGCCCAGGTGTCTTTCTGCAAGCTTCCTTTAATGGCGAAGGAGATCTGGTAGGACGGAAAGATGCAAATCATCCTGTGTTAACTGGGGAAAGAGCCCTAAACACGCATAGCTTCTTGGGCTGAAAAGATCAAATCTCACTTTTTCTATGCCGATTCACATGAATGCTACTGGTTGTGTAGGGGACCTTGAAAAATAAGTCTCCAGCTGCATGCCTGACCTCCTAGAAATTTCCAGAGCAGTTTGTGGTACGCTACAAGGGAAGAGTTTCTCCCATCACGACGGAAATAATTATGTAGaggctctttaggcttgggaaaATTCCCTCCCCAACTCCTGCACCTCGGGGTTTCAACACAGGAAGGCGCAGTCTGATAGTTAAACAGCGGTTAACAAAAACGGAAAGCGAgatgtttttcaggaaaatatttcttctaatgAGCCGCTGATCCTTTTACCCGCCAGGAACAGTGTCAGACCATCCTTTGTATTTTACACTGCGTGGTGAACTTGCAGACGCTCCCAGCCGACGTGGAGGAGGCCTTACTTGCTCGTGCTATTAAAGCTTTCACTAAGGCAAGTAACCATTTGTCCCTGACATTGCGTTTAGTTGATTTAAATCACGAAGGGTGAATCGACAGAGCAGGCCTCTGTGAGAAAAGTTGCAGTAATTCCTTCACACTTAGTGTCCTCCGGCTTATCTGTTTCGGAGTTTGCAGTTTATAACAATCGGCCTACATAAAGGATAGGAAATATTCTCACCGTAATTAAATTCTGCCACTACAGCCTTAAtcttttagtatctttttttttttttctgtttctggatcACTGCCAATTCATGGACTTCTTCAAATTagggaaaagataatttttaagcGGTGAGAATAATTAGTCACTGGGAGTAGTTTACCAAAGGCCTTGGTAGATTCTGTACTACTTGGAGTCTTTCCATCAGATTAAATCATTTCCTGAAGTTACGCTGCAATTCAAGTTATGTTTCGGGCCCTTAGTATAGGATGTGTATAAATAACTTCTGCTTTTGGAATCATTTAGTCACAGTGACAGGTGAAGCTTGCTGTTGCTCGGCTCGGAGCTGCTTTCTTCTCAGATTCGGCGGGTGAAATGATTTGAACAGCACGTTCATCCCGCTGCTTCCTAATCTCTGCCGAACCTGCAGACGTGTCACCTGTTAAAACACTCACGGCATTTCTCCTTCTGCTAGTTTGTTTTAACGTCTGGTCAGCATAAAGTTGGAAATACTTAGCGTTAAGTACTCCAGTGTGACGCGCATACTTTCTTTGATAAaccttaaaacttttttttttctttaaaatggtggTTATCTACTTTGCATTTTGCCGTGTGACATCTATTTAACAACTGAACTTAAATTTCTCCCTTTTATTAGACAAGCTTCGACTCTGAAAATGGACCATATGTTTACAATAccttgaaaaaagtatttaaacaaacgctggaagaaaaaagaaaaaagcttaaagaAGGAACAGAGAATTCCTCCTGATACCTGCACAGCTATGCCGAAGAACTAGATGGGCCTaccaaattattttgcattttccagcTACTGTATTTTGTGCTGTCTGGCATGATTTACCGAACTTTAGGTAATACTAGTTAttaacaaagtattttatttttttagagggAGTTTTAGTGACAATTGTTCTATCTACACCGTTGTAAAGAAGAGCTCCTGTGTGACCGTACTGTAGCGTTTGGGTTCAGGTACTGTGCTTTTATGTTGTGAACCGCTCTTGTggtttcaaatgtatttattgatTTAGAAACCTCTGTCATTGGCAAGCAACGTTATTTTCAAGTTACACAGTTGCCATAAGTTCAGTGCCATGCTACACAAAGGTTTAATAGATGGAGTTAATATTTATGTATCATCAAGTGCGTTTACGTTCATGTTATTTGATTTTactttgcagaaaataaacactgaCCGAACTTACtaaattcctcttccttttagaaattttaaaataagactaAGAGTAATAATGAACAGATTTTGAGGTCTCCTATTAATGgcagataattttttcttttagatctCTTAAATAATTGTCACCAATGTGTTTCTAAAAGGTGTTGCAGTAAAGAAATACATGAAGTGTATTAAGTTATCAAAAGGCCTTAATTTAGACTTTTTTGGCTAAGAAAGCTTTAAAGTGGTTTTGACAGAATATCGATTGTGGCATTGTAAGTGATTTCAataagagtaaaattataccttATTAGCTAAActtttatagattttattttaagggagaaaaaacaattatCAAAACTTAGTAAGGTTCTAATTCAGTCCGTACTTATGCGAAGCAAAAACTTACATAAATAAGAGTTACATAATACaactaaaaaatagaaaattatgtcAAGAAAAACTGCCCATCCAGCGAGATGGCGGAGGGGGATCTGTCACCGCCCCAAGCCCCACCCTGGTGTGGCTGGCTTCAGTCCTCGCTGGTGGGACGGAGCAGGGGGCtcatggggcgggggggctgtcGCGGCTCgctggagggatggagcagggggCTCATGGGGCGCGGGGGCCGTTGCGGTGAGCTCTGGGGCTGGAGGccgctgggctggtcctgctgtcgGCGCGGGGTGGCCGGAGACGGGCTGCGGGGGCGTGGGGGCCCACGGGAGGGTGGCCGTGCTGGTGTTTCTGGCCACGGCGGCGGTTGCTGGCGCCGGGTCGATCGCTGCGGGCTGCCGGGGCGGCTGGTCCAGCCTTCTGGGTGCGAGGGGCGTCCGCCGGTTCCCAGGTGGGCTCTTGAAGCTGCCGAGGAGGATctgtggggagaggaggttgCTGAGGCCTCAGCTGCAGATGGGACACGGGGACGCTCctccacggcacggcacggcacggcacggcacggcacggcacggcacggcccagCGCTGGCTTCGTGGCTACAAGCAGCCATTGAAGGAAGCAGTGTGGGGAAAAATCAACGActcactgcattttctttctccgCCGCTTGATGATGACACAGCAGAGCAGTATTGTCAACGGCACGGAAACCACAACTGCTGCTGTGTCTACCATACAGCGCCTTCGCACGTCTTGGGGACAGACGACGCTTGCGGTGCTCTGCATCCTGTCAACATTTGGGATTGCCTGGCCGCCCCTATCTGGAGGAGCAATTCGGAACGTTAGTCCATCCTGCGCACCCCTGGTGAGCTTGCGGCACGTTGGATATGGCCGGAGGGTCTCTGTGTCCCCAGTGCCGGCGCCTGGAGGCACACTCCCACCCTTTGGGACAGGGTGTCCCACCAAACAACACTCAGGAGAGCGTGGCGGGGAGCGCAGCTGCTTGACCAGTCGCTCCTTCGAGGGACACGGACAAAAGccatccctgcagcaggcagtgacACCCGCAACTCTCCCTCCCCGCGGACACGCTCCCACACCCCGAGGGcacggagtcaggccctctcaGGAGACGCTCGAGCCTTGCTctcccctgctgcctcttctccagcatGGGCGCCGCCTGCAGCCGCTCCCAGGTTTCAGGACATGTCTCCCACTTAGGGACCCAGCCAGTCTGCTCAGTACCTGAGTCTGATCGATAAAATTCATACACGCTGCTGTGGTGGTGCTCTGCGGGCTTTGACAGCGCTGCCAAAAAGCAGAGAGGACAGGTAAAGGCTCAGCACGGCTCAGGCACAGAGGATGCAGGAGGACGGGGAGGTTCCCTCAAagcccctgcccaggctgggagtCAGGGCATCGCTGGGGCCCTCAGCTGACGGGAGGCATCCCgccctgagctgctcctccgCCTTGGGCCTCCAGGGACTCCCGGACAGCTCTGGGATGCAGCTACAGCGGGAGGGACCTTTGTGCGAGAGTCACATTGCCCATCATCTGCAGAATGCGGTTCACATGCCTGGATCCCCAAAACACTTTCAGCTTTGGCTGCTGACgtgacgggcaggagcgggcactGGGGAAGAACCTGCTGACACACGGTCATCCTCATGGGTGACACCGGCTCACCACGGGACAGCAATTACCTGGCATCGCCTCTGATTCTTCAGCAGAGACCGGCAGGGAGCCGCTGCTTCCTTCTGGAAACGCCACCTCCTGCGCAGCCTCTTGGTCCgtctcttgagaaagaaagtggGACAGTTGGATCAGATGGGAGCGTTGCCCATCAGGGAGATGGCATCTTCAGGAGACAATACTTCTCAAAGACATCCATGAGGGTTGGAAAGAATGCCTGGGCTGGGGGAAAAACCGTCACCCACACTTCTCGGGGAGAAAAGCCCACCAGCCCGTTGTTGAAAGGCTGCACCAGCGccatctgctcacctgctccccaagctGGCAACGGAGCAGCTCAGGCCACCCTGATGTGCGGGGCCACCAGGAGGAAAACAACGAGGAGGAGGCGTTGGGCAGGCGCCatggcctctctccctcttgataTGGAGAGAAATGGCGGATCCCGGAAGCTGTGGGTGGTGGATCTGTGTCTGTCCCAGGCTGTACCCTGGCGTGGCTGGCTCCAGTCCTCGCTGGAGGGACGGAGCAGGGGGCTCGTGGGGCAGGGGTCCATTGCggtgtgctctggggctgcaggccgctgggctggtcctgctgtcgGTGCAGGGTGGCCAGGGACTGGCtgcgggggcgtggggggcccACGGGAGGGTTGCCATTTGGCTGCTGACgtgacgggcaggagcgggcaccgGGGAAGAACCTGCTGACACACGGTCATCCTCCTGGGTGACACCGGCTCACCACGGGACAGCAATTACCTGGCATCGCCTCTGATTCTTCAGCAGAGACCGGCAGGGAGCCGCTGCTTCCTTCCGGAAATGCCACCTCCTGCGCAGCCTCTTGGTCCgtctcttgagaaagaaagtggGACAGTTGGATCAGATGGGAGCGTTGCCCATCAGGGAGATGGCATCCTCAGGAGGCAATACTTCTCAAAGACCTCCATGGGGGTTGGAAAGAATGCCTGGGCTGGGGGAAAAACCATCACCCACACTTCTCGGGGAGAAAAGCCCACCAGCCCGTTGTTGAAAGGCTGCACCAGCGccatctgctcacctgctccccaagctGGCAACGGAGCAGCTCAGGCCACCCTGATGTGCGGGGCCACCAGGAGGAAAACAACGAGGAGGAGGCGTTGGGCAGGCGCCatggcctctctccctcttgataTGGAGAGAAATGGCGGATCGCGGAAGCTGTGGGTGGTGGATCTGTGTCTGTCCCAGGCTG is drawn from Chroicocephalus ridibundus chromosome 10, bChrRid1.1, whole genome shotgun sequence and contains these coding sequences:
- the LOC134521477 gene encoding protein tyrosine phosphatase domain-containing protein 1-like, whose amino-acid sequence is MWSWIEQLKEPIISKDDIDMLAKNCTESQDALYLLRKEQCQTILCILHCVVNLQTLPADVEEALLARAIKAFTKTSFDSENGPYVYNTLKKVFKQTLEEKRKKLKEGTENSS